A window of Streptomyces armeniacus contains these coding sequences:
- a CDS encoding M50 family metallopeptidase, producing MTTFMTILGIIVFVVGLLFSIAWHELGHLSTAKLFGIRVPQYMVGFGPTIFSRKKGETEYGIKAIPFGGYIRMIGMFPPGDDGALRKRSTSPFRGMIEDARAAAFEELQPGDEKRLFYTRKPWKRVIVMFAGPFMNLILAVVIFLGVLLTFGVNTTTTTVSSVSECVIQASARTDKCTEGAKDSPAKAAGMRPGDKIVAFNGEPVAEWDELQADIRDTIGPATLTVERDGQRKMLHADLVENQVAKFDGRGGYVEGEYVTTGFLGFTPASGIVEQSFPQAVDRMGDMMVSGVEALIDLPSKIPDLWDATFGNAEREQDSPMGVVGAARVGGEVFSLDIPPEQRVATMLFLVAGFNLSLFLFNMLPLLPLDGGHMAGALWESVRRNVARVFRRPDPGPFDVARLMPVAYVVAGVFVCFTLLVLIADVVNPVRLAG from the coding sequence ATGACGACGTTCATGACCATCCTCGGCATAATCGTCTTCGTCGTGGGCCTGCTGTTCTCGATCGCCTGGCACGAGCTCGGCCATCTCTCCACCGCGAAGCTGTTCGGCATCCGGGTGCCGCAGTACATGGTGGGCTTCGGCCCGACGATCTTCTCCCGGAAGAAGGGCGAGACCGAGTACGGCATCAAGGCGATCCCGTTCGGCGGCTACATCCGCATGATCGGCATGTTCCCGCCCGGCGACGACGGAGCGCTGCGGAAGCGCTCGACGTCGCCCTTCCGGGGGATGATCGAGGACGCGCGCGCCGCCGCGTTCGAGGAGCTCCAACCGGGCGACGAGAAGCGGCTGTTCTACACGCGCAAGCCGTGGAAGCGCGTCATCGTGATGTTCGCCGGGCCGTTCATGAACCTGATCCTGGCTGTCGTGATCTTCCTCGGCGTGCTGCTGACCTTCGGCGTCAACACGACCACCACCACCGTCTCCAGCGTCTCCGAGTGCGTGATCCAGGCGTCCGCGCGCACCGACAAGTGCACCGAGGGCGCCAAGGACTCCCCGGCGAAGGCCGCGGGCATGCGCCCCGGCGACAAGATCGTCGCGTTCAACGGCGAGCCCGTCGCCGAGTGGGACGAGCTGCAGGCCGACATCCGCGACACCATCGGGCCCGCCACCCTCACCGTCGAGCGGGACGGGCAGCGCAAGATGCTGCACGCGGACCTGGTGGAGAACCAGGTCGCGAAGTTCGACGGGCGCGGCGGCTACGTCGAGGGCGAGTACGTCACCACCGGCTTCCTCGGCTTCACCCCGGCCAGCGGGATCGTGGAGCAGTCGTTCCCGCAGGCCGTGGACCGTATGGGCGACATGATGGTCTCCGGCGTCGAGGCCCTGATCGACCTGCCGTCCAAGATCCCGGACCTGTGGGACGCCACCTTCGGCAACGCCGAACGCGAACAGGACTCGCCCATGGGCGTCGTCGGCGCGGCCAGAGTCGGCGGCGAGGTCTTCTCCCTCGACATCCCGCCCGAGCAGCGCGTCGCGACGATGCTGTTCCTGGTCGCCGGATTCAACCTGTCGCTGTTCCTGTTCAACATGCTGCCGCTGCTGCCCCTCGACGGCGGGCACATGGCCGGCGCGCTGTGGGAGTCCGTACGCCGGAACGTCGCCCGCGTCTTCCGCCGGCCCGACCCCGGGCCGTTCGACGTGGCACGGCTCATGCCGGTGGCGTACGTGGTGGCGGGCGTGTTCGTCTGCTTCACGCTGCTGGTGCTGATCGCCGACGTGGTGAACCCCGTACGGCTGGCGGGTTGA
- a CDS encoding TatD family hydrolase: MPKSPQTPAQPPPAPVPLRVPVADSHTHLDMQDPTVEEAVARAAAVGVETLVQVGCDLERSRWAAETAAAYDAVHATVALHPNEAPRIAADGGADALDAALDGIEKLAALPQVLGVGETGLDHFRTGEEGRAAQERSFRAHIGMAKRLGKALVIHDRDAHADVLRVLAEEGAPERTVFHCYSGDAEMAGVCAAHGWFMSFAGNVTFKNAQPLRDALAVAPPELVLVETDAPFLTPAPYRGRPNAPYLIPVTLRAMAEVKGMTEDALAEHVAANTARAFGY; this comes from the coding sequence ATGCCGAAATCCCCGCAGACGCCCGCGCAGCCGCCGCCGGCACCCGTACCGCTCCGGGTGCCGGTCGCCGACTCGCACACCCACCTCGACATGCAGGACCCGACGGTCGAGGAGGCGGTGGCGCGGGCGGCGGCCGTCGGCGTGGAGACGCTCGTCCAGGTCGGCTGCGACCTGGAGCGTTCGCGCTGGGCCGCCGAGACGGCCGCCGCGTACGACGCGGTGCACGCCACCGTCGCGCTGCACCCCAACGAGGCGCCGCGGATCGCGGCCGACGGCGGCGCGGACGCGCTCGACGCCGCGCTCGACGGGATCGAGAAGCTGGCCGCGCTGCCCCAGGTGCTCGGCGTCGGCGAGACGGGCCTCGATCACTTCCGTACGGGCGAGGAGGGGCGCGCCGCCCAGGAGCGGTCGTTCCGGGCGCACATCGGGATGGCGAAGCGGCTCGGCAAGGCCCTGGTGATCCACGACCGCGACGCGCACGCGGACGTCCTCCGCGTGCTCGCGGAGGAGGGCGCCCCCGAGCGGACGGTGTTCCACTGCTACTCCGGCGACGCGGAGATGGCCGGAGTGTGCGCCGCGCACGGCTGGTTCATGTCCTTCGCCGGGAACGTGACCTTCAAGAACGCGCAGCCGCTGCGCGACGCCCTCGCTGTCGCGCCGCCCGAACTGGTCCTGGTGGAGACCGACGCGCCCTTCCTCACCCCGGCGCCGTACCGCGGACGGCCCAACGCGCCGTATCTCATTCCCGTCACCCTGCGGGCGATGGCGGAGGTCAAGGGGATGACGGAGGACGCGCTGGCGGAGCACGTGGCGGCCAACACGGCGCGCGCTTTCGGCTACTGA
- the rsmI gene encoding 16S rRNA (cytidine(1402)-2'-O)-methyltransferase: protein MDSGTLVLAGTPIGDTDDAPPRLGAELGGADIVAAEDTRRLRRLTQALGVRPSGRVVSYFEGNEAARTPELVEALLQGARVLLVTDAGMPSVSDPGYRLVAAAVEHGVRVTAVPGPSAVLTALALSGLPVDRFCFEGFLPRKRGERLSRLREAADERRTLVYFESPHRLADALSAMAEVFGTDRRAAVCRELTKTYEEVRRAPLGELAEWAAGGVRGEITVVVEGAPASGPYGPGGGGPAELARLVAVREEAGERRKEAIAAVAREAGVPKRDVFDAVVAAKREPVDDRGPGNGTGGSSGGQKD, encoded by the coding sequence GTGGACTCCGGAACGCTCGTACTCGCAGGCACTCCCATCGGCGACACCGACGACGCCCCGCCGCGCCTCGGCGCCGAACTCGGCGGCGCGGACATCGTCGCCGCCGAGGACACCCGGCGGCTGCGGCGGCTGACCCAGGCGCTGGGCGTACGCCCGTCGGGCCGCGTCGTGTCGTACTTCGAGGGGAATGAGGCCGCCCGTACGCCAGAGCTGGTCGAGGCGCTCCTCCAGGGCGCGCGGGTGCTGCTGGTCACCGACGCGGGGATGCCGTCCGTGTCCGACCCCGGCTACCGGCTGGTGGCCGCGGCGGTGGAGCACGGCGTACGCGTGACGGCGGTGCCGGGACCATCCGCGGTGCTCACGGCGCTGGCGCTGTCCGGGCTGCCGGTGGACCGCTTCTGCTTCGAGGGCTTCCTGCCGCGCAAGCGCGGCGAACGGCTGTCCCGGCTGCGGGAGGCCGCGGACGAGCGGCGCACCCTCGTCTACTTCGAGTCACCGCACCGGCTCGCCGACGCGCTCTCCGCGATGGCGGAGGTCTTCGGCACGGACCGGCGCGCGGCGGTGTGCCGGGAGCTGACCAAGACGTACGAGGAGGTCAGGCGCGCCCCCCTGGGAGAGCTCGCGGAGTGGGCGGCGGGCGGCGTACGGGGCGAGATCACCGTTGTGGTCGAGGGCGCGCCCGCGTCGGGGCCGTACGGGCCGGGCGGCGGCGGTCCCGCCGAGCTGGCGCGGCTGGTCGCGGTGCGCGAGGAGGCGGGCGAGCGGCGCAAGGAGGCGATCGCGGCGGTGGCGCGGGAGGCGGGGGTGCCGAAGCGGGACGTCTTCGACGCGGTGGTGGCGGCGAAGCGGGAGCCGGTAGACGACCGCGGGCCCGGAAACGGGACGGGCGGGTCAAGCGGCGGGCAAAAGGACTAA
- a CDS encoding dolichyl-phosphate-mannose--protein mannosyltransferase, producing the protein MPVTTSDTAPDVERGRTGAGDAPSWQLRLRRYGYVARPRPGVTERLEPPYAPPSPRLAALFGFSPDAAGRFARWAAWGGPALVALVAGVLRFWRLGSPHAVIFDETYYAKDAWSLYQHGYEGHWAENANKLILADPQKIPLSDDPSYVVHPPAGKWVIGLGEWLFGLEPFGWRFMTAVLGTLSVFLLCRIGRRLFRSTVLGCLAGALMAVDGLHYVMSRVALLDLVLMFWVLAAFGCLLVDRDKARARLAAALRRDAESEAVRHSTDAPSDSVRHSADAPSGHAPSEAGPDAPGEEAASGVTPTPDPGIAERLGLGWRPWRLAAGVCLGLACATKWNGLYILAAFGVLTVLWDMGARRTAGAGRPFLAMLRRDALPGFASLVPVALVTYVATWSGWFATQGGYFRDWAEKEGQAGSWGWLPGPLRSLWHYESEVYDFHVGLTSGHTYESNPWSWLVVGRPVSYFYESPKNGQDGCTAADGCAREVLALGTPLLWWAACFALLYVLYRWLFRRDWRAGAVLCGVAAGYLPWFLYQERTIFYFYAVVFLPFLCLALTMMIGALAGPPGVTERRRLVGVVGSGVLFLLITWNFIYFWPLYTGQAIPTDDWQQRMWLDTWI; encoded by the coding sequence GTGCCCGTGACGACCAGTGACACCGCCCCGGACGTCGAGCGCGGACGTACGGGCGCGGGCGACGCGCCCTCCTGGCAGCTGCGGCTGCGCCGGTACGGCTACGTGGCCCGGCCGCGGCCCGGCGTGACGGAGCGGCTGGAGCCGCCGTACGCGCCTCCCTCGCCGCGGCTGGCGGCGCTGTTCGGCTTCTCGCCGGACGCCGCCGGGCGGTTCGCGCGGTGGGCGGCGTGGGGCGGCCCGGCACTGGTGGCGCTGGTCGCGGGAGTGCTGCGGTTCTGGCGCCTGGGCTCGCCGCACGCGGTGATATTCGACGAGACGTACTACGCGAAGGACGCCTGGTCGCTCTACCAGCACGGCTACGAGGGCCACTGGGCGGAGAACGCGAACAAGCTGATCCTCGCCGACCCGCAGAAGATCCCCCTCTCCGACGACCCCTCGTACGTCGTGCACCCTCCGGCGGGCAAGTGGGTCATCGGGCTCGGGGAGTGGCTGTTCGGGCTCGAACCGTTCGGCTGGCGCTTCATGACCGCCGTGCTCGGGACGCTGTCGGTGTTCCTGCTGTGCCGCATCGGGCGGCGGCTGTTCCGCTCCACCGTGCTCGGGTGCCTCGCGGGCGCGCTGATGGCGGTGGACGGGCTGCACTACGTGATGAGCCGGGTAGCGCTGCTCGACCTGGTGCTGATGTTCTGGGTGCTGGCGGCGTTCGGCTGCCTGCTCGTCGACCGGGACAAGGCGCGGGCACGGCTGGCGGCGGCGCTGCGGAGGGACGCGGAAAGCGAAGCCGTACGGCACTCGACGGACGCACCGTCCGACTCCGTACGGCACTCGGCGGACGCACCGTCCGGGCACGCACCGTCCGAGGCCGGTCCGGACGCTCCCGGTGAAGAGGCCGCGTCCGGTGTCACTCCGACCCCCGACCCCGGCATCGCCGAGCGGCTCGGCCTCGGCTGGCGCCCCTGGCGCCTCGCCGCCGGCGTCTGCCTCGGCCTCGCCTGCGCGACGAAGTGGAACGGGCTGTACATCCTCGCCGCGTTCGGCGTGCTCACCGTCCTGTGGGACATGGGCGCGCGCCGTACGGCCGGTGCCGGGCGCCCCTTCCTCGCGATGCTCCGCAGGGACGCGCTGCCCGGCTTCGCGTCGCTGGTGCCGGTGGCGCTCGTCACGTACGTCGCCACCTGGAGCGGCTGGTTCGCCACCCAGGGCGGCTACTTCCGGGACTGGGCCGAGAAGGAGGGCCAGGCAGGTTCCTGGGGCTGGCTGCCGGGGCCGCTGCGCAGCCTGTGGCACTACGAGTCGGAGGTGTACGACTTCCACGTCGGCCTCACCTCCGGGCACACGTACGAGTCCAACCCGTGGAGCTGGCTCGTCGTCGGCCGCCCCGTCTCGTACTTCTACGAGTCGCCCAAGAACGGCCAGGACGGCTGCACCGCCGCCGACGGCTGCGCCCGCGAGGTACTCGCGCTCGGCACGCCGCTGCTGTGGTGGGCTGCCTGCTTCGCGCTGCTGTACGTCCTCTACCGCTGGCTGTTCCGGCGCGACTGGCGCGCGGGCGCCGTCCTGTGCGGAGTGGCGGCCGGCTATCTGCCCTGGTTCCTCTATCAGGAGCGGACGATCTTCTACTTCTACGCGGTCGTCTTCCTGCCGTTCCTCTGCCTCGCGCTGACGATGATGATCGGCGCGCTCGCCGGACCGCCCGGCGTGACGGAACGCAGGAGACTCGTCGGAGTCGTCGGCTCCGGCGTTCTGTTCCTGCTGATCACGTGGAACTTCATTTATTTCTGGCCCCTTTACACAGGCCAGGCCATCCCCACCGACGACTGGCAGCAACGGATGTGGCTGGACACGTGGATCTGA
- a CDS encoding penicillin-binding transpeptidase domain-containing protein, translating into MRDSQRMAVLGGVAAVVVGATGFGVYALVGGEEENSGDKGSVSAAADGKNSDEVETGPPSAEEVKEASKSFLEAWSSGDARKAAAVTDDKSAALKALTALRKDAKVSKVAVTPGTPRTPAATKADKTDKTAKSDKGDTEAEATASEVPFKVTAQLAYGERRDAWSYDSALQVVRDKKTGDAVVGWEPSVLHPKLEDGQTVKTGEAGTPPIKAVDQNGTELSKSDHPSLSGILDDLRKRYGAKTDGTPGIETRIVDAKGKDTGTTLRTLTKGTPGTLKTTLDLDVQKAAEAAIADKPKASVVAVKPSTGEILAVANSPAKGFNTALQGSYAPGSTMKVITGAMLLDKGLAAPGKAHPCPKYFEYGGWKFQNDDKFDIKGGTFAQSFARSCNTAFISQAPELDDDSLTKEARDVFGIGLNWQVGTSTFDGQVPVQSDAQMAASLIGQGSVRMNPLTMASVSATVRSGEFKQPYIVSPSLDDRTLAKAPRSMKPQVVSDLRALMKTTATGGTAAKPMAGLSGDFGAKTGSAEVGGQKKPNAWFTAYRDDIAVSAVVPASGHGGDYAGPVVRKVLDVG; encoded by the coding sequence ATGCGTGACAGCCAGCGGATGGCGGTGCTCGGCGGAGTCGCCGCCGTCGTCGTGGGAGCCACCGGTTTCGGTGTGTACGCCCTCGTCGGAGGCGAGGAAGAGAACAGCGGCGACAAGGGCAGCGTTTCGGCTGCCGCGGACGGCAAGAACTCCGACGAGGTCGAGACGGGGCCGCCGTCCGCCGAGGAGGTCAAGGAAGCCTCCAAGAGCTTCCTCGAGGCGTGGTCCTCGGGCGATGCCCGTAAGGCCGCCGCCGTCACGGACGACAAGTCCGCCGCGCTCAAGGCGCTGACCGCGCTCCGCAAGGACGCCAAGGTGTCCAAGGTCGCCGTCACCCCGGGCACGCCGCGTACGCCGGCAGCGACGAAAGCCGATAAGACCGACAAGACAGCCAAGAGTGACAAGGGCGACACGGAGGCCGAAGCCACCGCGTCCGAGGTGCCGTTCAAGGTCACCGCGCAGCTCGCGTACGGGGAGCGGCGCGACGCGTGGTCGTACGACTCGGCGCTCCAGGTCGTACGGGACAAGAAGACCGGCGACGCCGTCGTCGGCTGGGAACCGTCCGTGCTGCACCCCAAGCTCGAGGACGGCCAGACGGTGAAGACCGGCGAGGCGGGCACGCCGCCGATCAAGGCCGTCGACCAGAACGGCACCGAGCTGTCCAAGTCGGACCACCCCTCGCTCAGCGGAATCCTCGACGACCTCCGCAAGCGGTACGGCGCCAAGACGGACGGCACCCCCGGCATCGAGACGCGCATCGTCGACGCCAAGGGCAAGGACACCGGGACGACGCTGCGCACCCTGACCAAGGGCACGCCCGGCACCCTCAAGACGACGCTGGACCTGGACGTGCAGAAGGCCGCAGAGGCGGCCATCGCGGACAAGCCGAAGGCGTCGGTCGTCGCGGTCAAGCCCAGCACCGGCGAGATCCTCGCCGTCGCCAACTCGCCCGCCAAGGGCTTCAACACGGCGCTCCAGGGCTCGTACGCGCCCGGCTCCACCATGAAGGTCATCACCGGCGCGATGCTGCTGGACAAGGGGCTGGCCGCGCCGGGCAAGGCGCACCCGTGCCCCAAGTACTTCGAGTACGGCGGCTGGAAGTTCCAGAACGACGACAAGTTCGACATCAAGGGCGGCACGTTCGCGCAGAGCTTCGCGCGCTCCTGCAACACCGCGTTCATCAGCCAGGCGCCGGAGCTGGACGACGACTCGCTGACCAAGGAGGCCCGCGACGTCTTCGGCATCGGCCTCAACTGGCAGGTCGGCACGAGCACGTTCGACGGCCAGGTGCCCGTCCAGTCCGACGCGCAGATGGCCGCGTCGCTGATCGGGCAGGGCAGCGTACGGATGAACCCGCTGACGATGGCGTCCGTGTCGGCGACCGTGAGGTCCGGCGAGTTCAAGCAGCCGTACATCGTGTCGCCGTCGCTCGACGACCGCACCCTCGCGAAGGCGCCGCGTTCGATGAAGCCGCAGGTGGTCAGTGACCTGCGGGCGTTGATGAAGACGACGGCGACCGGCGGCACCGCAGCCAAGCCGATGGCCGGGCTGAGCGGCGACTTCGGCGCGAAGACGGGCTCGGCGGAGGTCGGCGGCCAGAAGAAGCCGAACGCGTGGTTCACGGCGTACCGCGACGACATCGCCGTATCGGCCGTCGTCCCGGC